A genomic window from Vitis riparia cultivar Riparia Gloire de Montpellier isolate 1030 chromosome 18, EGFV_Vit.rip_1.0, whole genome shotgun sequence includes:
- the LOC117906293 gene encoding pentatricopeptide repeat-containing protein At2g15690, mitochondrial-like, with protein sequence MALGSGTARSVSFCSLPPIGSIILPPLQKVTFNISQGSFQKPVGIVFDLGWRFYAKRRKKYLVVVSRVSQREVVNVQEEDLKRLCRQGNVEAALHVIDEMERNGVTVSSLGLAELLQVCIDLKLLEVGKRVHELVMRLSSNPSVIVFNKLLEMYFELGDTRSACRVFEEMRGRTLDSWNRMILGLVKNGEGEEALAIFSKLKKDGIEPDGSTFIGVLSACECLGAVEEGLAHFNSMSADYGITPSMEHFAIIVDLFGRLQKIAEAKEFIASMPLEPSSMIWQTLQKYLKTERVDEPAPLTTGSGLKLSHKKRVKSNFVSKQKNASPEKSKAYEKLRSLHEGVKEAGYVSDTRYVLHDLDQEAKEKSLLYHSERLAIAYGLMSTPPGTTLRIIKNLRICGDCHNFIKILSNIEKREIIVRDNKRFHHFRDGKCSCGDYW encoded by the coding sequence ATGGCATTAGGGTCTGGAACGGCTCGTTCTGTGAGTTTCTGTTCACTCCCTCCCATTGGGAGCATAATTCTACCTCCACTTCAGAAGGTGACATTCAATATTTCCCAGGGCTCGTTTCAGAAACCAGTGGGTATCGTCTTTGATCTTGGCTGGAGATTTTATGCTAAAAGGAGGAAGAAATACTTGGTGGTGGTTTCAAGGGTTTCTCAGAGAGAAGTTGTCAATGTTCAAGAAGAAGATTTAAAGCGTTTATGCAGACAAGGAAATGTGGAAGCAGCTCTTCATGTCATTGATGAAATGGAGAGGAATGGGGTTACTGTGTCCTCGCTTGGTCTTGCTGAATTGTTGCAAGTCTGTATAGatttgaagttgttggaagttgGGAAAAGGGTTCATGAGTTAGTAATGAGGCTTTCATCAAATCCCAGTGTtattgtcttcaacaagttGTTGGAGATGTACTTTGAATTAGGTGATACCCGAAGTGCTTGCCGAGTATTTGAAGAAATGCGGGGCAGAACCTTGGACTCTTGGAATAGGATGATCCTGGGTTTGGTGAAAAATGGGGAGGGAGAAGAAGCGCTTGCAATATTTTCCAAGTTAAAAAAAGATGGAATAGAGCCAGATGGATCAACTTTTATTGGTGTTCTATCTGCCTGTGAATGTTTAGGGGCAGTGGAGGAAGGACTAGCACATTTTAACTCTATGAGTGCTGATTATGGGATCACTCCCTCCATGGAGCATTTTGCGATCATTGTTGATCTTTTTGGAAGGTTACAGAAGATAGCAGAGGCAAAGGAGTTTATTGCAAGTATGCCACTTGAACCAAGCTCCATGATTTGGCAGACACTGCAAAAATACTTAAAGACTGAGCGGGTTGATGAACCGGCTCCTCTCACAACAGGTTCTGGTTTGAAACTCAGTCATAAAAAAAGGGTGAAGAGCAATTTTGtttcaaagcaaaaaaatgCGAGTCCTGAGAAGAGCAAGGCTTATGAAAAGCTAAGGTCTTTACATGAAGGGGTGAAGGAAGCTGGTTATGTGTCGGATACAAGGTATGTACTCCATGATCTTGACcaagaagcaaaagagaaaTCCTTACTCTATCACAGTGAAAGATTAGCCATTGCTTATGGTCTCATGAGTACTCCTCCAGGAACCACCCTGAGGATAATCAAGAACCTAAGGATTTGTGGAGATTGTCACAATTTCATCAAAATCCTGTCAAACATTGAAAAGCGAGAGATTATTGTGAGGGATAATAAAAGGTTTCACCACTTCAGGGATGGCAAGTGCTCATGTGGAGATTATTGGTGA
- the LOC117906294 gene encoding uncharacterized protein LOC117906294: MATTRLLGASRPLSSSSLHLNNSLSPSTSTAPRCLSKAGVTGDKILSGDGERRSMVALKASVAASESVITSDPQTNGGESLASLLASTANAVLKVVRQIVNSKPPKLQVQMFLERIIVNCRFFTLFAVAGSLIGSVLCFIEGCFMILESYFQYFHTLAQSSDQGHVMKLLFEAIDMFLLGTVMLVFGMGLHVMFVGSKTMRGKGQWLSDSNLFGLFSLRTIPTWVRIQSVSQAKSRIGHAIMMILQVGVLEKFQSIPLATGLDLACAAGAILVSSACVFLLSRLFIRDSAAK, encoded by the exons ATGGCAACCACTAGATTACTAGGCGCCTCTAGGCCTCTTTCTTCCTCTTCCCTTCATTTGAATAATTCTTTGTCGCCTTCTACATCAACAGCACCGAGATGTCTGAGCAAAGCTGGGGTGACCGGAGATAAGATTCTCTCCGGTGATGGAGAGAGGAGATCAATGGTGGCTTTAAAGGCGTCTGTAGCTGCTTCGGAGAGTGTGATCACGTCAGACCCACAGACAAATGGAGGTGAAAGTCTGGCTTCCCTGCTAGCAAGTACTGCTAATGCCGTGCTTAAGGTTGTAAGGCAGATTGTGAATTCGAAACCACCCAAATTGCAGGTCCAGATGTTCCTCGAAAGG ATTATTGTGAACTGCCGATTCTTTACATTGTTTGCTGTTGCCGGGTCATTGATTGGTTCAGTACTATGCTTCATAGAG GGATGCTTTATGATTTTAGAGTCATATTTCCAATACTTTCATACTTTGGCTCAAAGTTCGGATCAAGGACATGTAATGAAGCTACTTTTTGAAGCTATAG ATATGTTCCTGTTAGGAACCGTCATGCTTGTTTTCGGAATGGGTTTGCACGTCATGTTTGTGGGATCAAAAACAATGCGAGGAAAGGGACAGTGGCTTTCTGACTCGAACTTATTTGGCCTATTCTCTCTCAGA ACTATCCCAACATGGGTCCGAATTCAGTCAGTTTCTCAAGCAAAGTCGCGAATTGGGCATGCCATTATGATGATACTGCAAGTGGGGGTGCTGGAGAAGTTCCAGAGCATACCTTTGGCCACTGGGTTGGATCTTGCCTGTGCTGCTGGAGCTATTCTAGTTTCCTCAGCTTGCGTATTCCTTCTCTCTAGACTGTTCATCCGTGATAGTGcagcaaaataa